The following are encoded together in the Candidatus Methylomirabilis oxygeniifera genome:
- a CDS encoding protein of unknown function (Evidence 5 : No homology to any previously reported sequences) yields the protein MMSGKYVIGYPILSHRGLGSGATRQRVANPPRVGSRHHELWLLKKRRRDNKDARTGW from the coding sequence ATGATGTCCGGGAAGTACGTCATCGGCTATCCTATACTGAGCCATCGGGGTCTGGGAAGCGGAGCCACCCGGCAGCGAGTCGCAAACCCGCCGCGGGTGGGTTCCCGCCATCACGAGCTTTGGCTGCTGAAGAAGAGGCGACGAGATAACAAGGATGCCCGGACCGGATGGTGA
- a CDS encoding membrane protein of unknown function (Evidence 5 : No homology to any previously reported sequences) → MNIERWRWYSIAVTVLLPALHGLIAAASRSLAVVAEPVHNLVDFLTAVAMLVGLTRAMRKSEAFPYGLCKVENLAPAGLSGTVFVSVYEIARAALLAPSTPVQEDPWMLALLMVTAAIPFAFSHFDLRAGQAANSSVLIADAREYHVHVFTIGLALWLLISGLLVETTLAAETRATRTSLRITVVYNNVPHAPGLATAWGFAAMVAAGADTVLFDTGGDGPTLLANLRKLDIDPDSVDAIVLSHIHGDHTGGLDDFLVRRPNVTVYLPQSFPETFVRAVERRGARVETVSGPQRLFGNVYTTGELGDGIREQALIIDTSFGLVVMTGCAHPGVVEIAKAARAYLGKEIRLLMGGFHLFDRRPDESRATIEALRRVGVRKVAPSHCTSTEATGMFRTAWGDNFIEGGCGAVIELP, encoded by the coding sequence ATGAACATCGAGCGCTGGCGCTGGTATTCGATCGCGGTCACTGTGCTGCTCCCAGCCCTGCACGGACTCATTGCCGCGGCCTCCCGCAGTCTGGCTGTCGTCGCGGAGCCGGTCCACAACCTCGTGGATTTCCTCACGGCAGTAGCCATGCTCGTGGGGCTCACGCGGGCCATGCGCAAGTCCGAGGCCTTTCCTTATGGCCTTTGCAAGGTGGAGAACCTAGCACCGGCCGGCCTCTCCGGCACGGTCTTTGTCAGCGTCTACGAGATCGCGCGCGCGGCCCTCCTCGCCCCTTCCACGCCGGTTCAGGAGGACCCTTGGATGCTCGCCCTGCTGATGGTCACCGCAGCCATTCCGTTCGCCTTCAGTCACTTCGATCTGCGCGCCGGACAGGCCGCCAACTCGTCCGTCCTGATCGCCGATGCCCGGGAGTACCACGTGCATGTGTTCACCATCGGGCTCGCGCTGTGGCTACTGATCAGCGGCCTGCTGGTCGAGACGACGCTGGCCGCTGAAACCCGTGCAACACGAACATCGCTGCGCATCACGGTGGTGTATAACAACGTGCCGCACGCGCCCGGCCTCGCGACTGCCTGGGGCTTCGCGGCGATGGTCGCTGCCGGCGCCGATACCGTCTTGTTCGACACCGGAGGCGATGGCCCGACGCTACTTGCCAACCTGCGAAAGCTCGACATCGATCCGGACTCGGTCGATGCGATCGTGCTCTCGCACATCCACGGCGATCACACCGGCGGGCTCGACGATTTTCTGGTGCGCCGGCCGAACGTCACGGTCTATCTGCCGCAGTCATTTCCGGAGACCTTCGTGCGCGCCGTGGAGCGCCGCGGGGCGCGGGTCGAGACCGTGAGCGGGCCGCAGCGCCTGTTCGGGAATGTGTATACCACAGGCGAGCTGGGCGACGGCATCCGGGAGCAAGCGCTGATCATCGATACGTCCTTTGGTCTGGTGGTCATGACCGGTTGCGCACACCCGGGTGTTGTCGAGATTGCCAAGGCGGCGCGCGCGTATCTGGGTAAGGAGATCCGCCTGCTGATGGGCGGTTTTCATCTGTTCGACCGCCGCCCGGATGAGAGTCGCGCGACCATTGAAGCGCTGCGTAGGGTCGGCGTGCGCAAGGTCGCGCCCAGCCACTGCACCAGCACTGAGGCGACCGGAATGTTCCGTACTGCCTGGGGCGATAACTTCATCGAAGGCGGCTGCGGCGCCGTGATTGAGCTGCCATGA
- a CDS encoding conserved exported protein of unknown function (Evidence 4 : Homologs of previously reported genes of unknown function): MDVIDRATTRVGLMVGFLAMLNCQILPAQASPAVSSGSMAGFNTATEANPGAAYGKLPIYFEANHGQTDPQVKFLARGQNYTIFLTDTRAILVLRPPKRPSPQPGPTILRMELVGANSGRQVVGIEKLPGRVHYLRGNDPTTWRADIPIYAKVHNQSVYPGINLVYYGTQGQLEYDLLVAPGADPKAITLRFEGATRLSLDARGDLVLHTADGHIRLQKPLLYQEMEGTRRAVSGGYVIKGPHHVGFHVGAYDTNRALVIDPVVVYSTLLGGSGDEIGFAVAVDAEGHAYVTGRTESSDFAASKGAAHSKYAGAADVFVTKLAADGASLVYSTFLGGSSDDWGHGITVDEGGHAYVTGETRSPNFPTTREAFSRKYNGDREAFVTKLAPNGARLIYSTFLGGSGDDWGHGIAVDTEGHAYVTGGARSANFPTTPGAFDTSFNGDRDAFVTKLAPNGARLIYSTFLGGVRYDWGYGIAIDNEAHAYVTGETLSLNFPTTPGAFDTKPYRDRDVFVTKLAPTGAALVYSTFLGGSRSDWGHGITVDTGGHAYVTGGTLSDDFPTTSGARDTSSKGHGDAFVTKLAPNGASLTYSTYLGGNEYDIGFGIGIDDEGHAYVTGRTKSLNFPTTPGAIDTSYNGWGDAFVTKLVPTGFSLVYSTFLGGNQHDWGEAIAVDKEGHVYVTGGAKSSDFPATSGALGSALKGTGDAFITRYEF, translated from the coding sequence ATGGACGTAATCGATCGCGCGACAACTCGAGTCGGACTGATGGTTGGATTCCTTGCCATGCTGAACTGTCAGATCCTGCCGGCTCAGGCATCGCCTGCGGTCTCTTCCGGTTCCATGGCCGGTTTCAACACAGCCACTGAGGCCAATCCGGGAGCGGCATACGGTAAGTTGCCTATCTACTTCGAGGCTAACCATGGTCAGACCGACCCCCAAGTGAAGTTCCTGGCTCGCGGCCAGAACTACACCATCTTTTTGACCGACACCAGGGCCATATTGGTCCTGCGGCCGCCGAAACGGCCAAGCCCCCAGCCCGGCCCTACGATTCTGCGGATGGAGCTTGTGGGCGCCAACTCTGGGCGCCAGGTGGTGGGGATCGAGAAGTTACCAGGCAGAGTCCACTACCTTCGCGGTAACGATCCTACCACGTGGCGCGCCGATATCCCTATCTACGCCAAGGTGCACAATCAAAGTGTGTACCCAGGTATCAATCTCGTCTACTACGGTACCCAAGGTCAACTGGAATATGACTTGCTCGTCGCACCAGGAGCGGATCCGAAAGCCATCACACTGCGTTTCGAGGGCGCTACGCGCCTCAGCTTAGATGCTCGGGGTGACCTGGTCTTGCATACCGCTGATGGACACATTCGCCTTCAGAAGCCGTTGCTCTATCAGGAGATGGAGGGAACAAGACGAGCTGTCTCGGGCGGCTATGTGATCAAGGGGCCGCATCACGTCGGGTTCCACGTAGGCGCCTACGATACAAACAGAGCACTGGTGATAGACCCGGTGGTCGTCTACTCCACCCTTCTCGGAGGAAGCGGAGATGAAATAGGCTTCGCCGTTGCCGTAGATGCGGAGGGCCACGCTTACGTAACGGGAAGGACCGAATCGTCTGACTTCGCCGCGTCCAAGGGAGCGGCTCATTCGAAGTATGCCGGTGCTGCTGACGTATTCGTGACGAAGCTGGCTGCCGACGGCGCCAGTCTCGTCTACTCTACCTTTCTGGGTGGGAGTAGCGATGATTGGGGTCACGGCATCACCGTGGACGAAGGGGGTCATGCCTACGTGACGGGAGAGACCAGGTCTCCCAACTTCCCCACCACACGCGAGGCTTTCAGCCGGAAATACAATGGGGACCGGGAGGCTTTCGTCACGAAGCTCGCCCCCAACGGCGCGCGCCTGATCTACTCGACGTTCCTGGGCGGCAGCGGCGATGACTGGGGGCACGGCATCGCGGTGGACACGGAGGGCCATGCCTACGTGACAGGCGGGGCACGCTCCGCCAACTTCCCGACGACTCCTGGAGCGTTCGATACCTCTTTCAACGGTGACAGAGATGCCTTCGTCACGAAGCTCGCCCCCAACGGCGCGCGCCTCATCTACTCCACCTTCCTGGGCGGAGTCCGGTATGATTGGGGTTATGGTATTGCCATAGATAACGAGGCACACGCCTATGTAACGGGAGAAACCCTCTCTTTAAACTTCCCGACGACTCCCGGAGCGTTCGATACCAAACCGTACCGCGACAGGGATGTGTTTGTCACGAAGCTTGCCCCTACCGGCGCCGCCCTGGTCTACTCGACGTTTCTTGGTGGAAGTCGGTCAGATTGGGGTCACGGCATCACCGTGGACACAGGGGGTCATGCCTACGTGACGGGAGGAACGCTTTCGGACGACTTCCCAACGACCTCCGGAGCGCGCGATACCTCATCCAAGGGCCATGGAGACGCCTTCGTGACGAAACTCGCCCCCAATGGCGCTAGCCTCACCTACTCTACCTACCTCGGCGGGAATGAGTACGACATAGGGTTCGGCATCGGCATAGATGACGAAGGTCATGCCTACGTGACAGGCAGGACAAAGTCGCTCAACTTCCCCACAACGCCTGGAGCAATCGATACCTCGTACAACGGCTGGGGGGATGCTTTTGTGACGAAGCTTGTCCCTACCGGCTTTAGCCTCGTCTACTCCACTTTCCTAGGGGGCAATCAGCATGATTGGGGCGAAGCCATCGCGGTGGACAAGGAAGGCCATGTATATGTAACCGGGGGCGCCAAGTCGTCTGACTTTCCCGCAACCTCGGGGGCATTGGGCTCTGCACTCAAGGGGACTGGAGACGCTTTCATCACCAGGTATGAGTTTTAG
- a CDS encoding protein of unknown function (Evidence 5 : No homology to any previously reported sequences) encodes MMSEALFSGWLSEPHMITILFTWFVQGVFCYSMFVLPHKQEREAMKAEKPAPVEESRKAAWGTGAAASSA; translated from the coding sequence ATGATGTCGGAGGCATTGTTCTCTGGTTGGCTCTCTGAGCCTCACATGATTACGATCCTGTTTACCTGGTTTGTGCAGGGCGTGTTTTGCTACAGCATGTTTGTACTGCCCCACAAGCAGGAGAGGGAGGCAATGAAAGCTGAGAAGCCTGCGCCGGTTGAGGAGTCCCGCAAGGCGGCTTGGGGGACCGGAGCGGCGGCATCCAGTGCATAA
- a CDS encoding protein of unknown function (Evidence 5 : No homology to any previously reported sequences) — MMGGHMHEGHEQSKTDEDAGHTLTHLLTHGQEIGLTSEQIGELKTMQLNLSRAQARAEADIKVATLELNAIAEDERADSAAIQAKVDQLKKAEGHLQSMAIRSGRSALAILSPEQREKDDALRREMMESMKAGQDQHSGGMGGMRGGGRMGTGRSKGGKDEGVGKAETTAHRH; from the coding sequence ATGATGGGTGGCCACATGCACGAGGGCCACGAACAGAGTAAAACGGACGAAGACGCCGGCCATACGCTCACGCATCTCCTCACACATGGGCAGGAGATCGGCCTCACATCGGAGCAGATCGGTGAGCTGAAAACCATGCAGCTTAACCTGAGTCGAGCCCAAGCCAGAGCGGAGGCCGACATCAAAGTGGCAACCCTTGAATTAAACGCGATAGCTGAGGATGAGCGGGCGGACTCGGCAGCGATCCAGGCCAAGGTGGACCAACTCAAGAAGGCGGAGGGCCATCTTCAATCTATGGCGATCAGGTCGGGGCGAAGCGCGCTGGCGATATTGTCTCCTGAACAGCGCGAGAAAGACGACGCACTGCGGAGGGAGATGATGGAAAGCATGAAAGCGGGGCAGGACCAGCATAGCGGTGGAATGGGTGGAATGCGAGGCGGAGGGCGTATGGGTACGGGTCGCAGCAAGGGTGGGAAAGACGAAGGAGTCGGAAAAGCGGAGACGACTGCACACCGACATTAG
- a CDS encoding protein of unknown function (Evidence 5 : No homology to any previously reported sequences), which produces MAHRSLTTGVSGRLAAMLQARSLQLGQQTLGSASLRYDADSVAPVVGGVITVSSSGVPMAATLKSI; this is translated from the coding sequence GTGGCACACCGATCGCTGACTACCGGTGTATCCGGCCGACTCGCCGCTATGCTTCAGGCCCGTTCACTTCAGCTTGGGCAACAGACTCTGGGCAGCGCGAGCCTACGATACGACGCGGACTCGGTGGCCCCTGTTGTGGGCGGTGTCATTACCGTTTCGTCAAGCGGTGTACCGATGGCGGCGACTCTAAAGAGTATATGA
- a CDS encoding protein of unknown function (Evidence 5 : No homology to any previously reported sequences) — MGVSQALFRALFFQDLPLVDNAAQ, encoded by the coding sequence ATGGGTGTCTCTCAGGCCCTGTTTAGGGCCCTATTTTTTCAGGACCTCCCGCTCGTTGACAATGCCGCACAATAG
- a CDS encoding protein of unknown function (Evidence 5 : No homology to any previously reported sequences) has translation MPINTEDLRPYSYTGSTSAREMPTSTCTGVSHATPLHLDETKIWTRRDSYPVDGRSYAVLSDEHEVVFAALSLVRNLGAGKAKLIKVLDLIQIVAATDATIDWDTLLEDGRRDGTFNILVNVLALYLEVTDAQDLAPRLANALAWHTDR, from the coding sequence ATGCCAATCAATACCGAGGACCTTCGCCCTTATTCGTACACGGGTTCGACCTCAGCGCGGGAGATGCCTACGTCGACCTGCACTGGCGTCTCTCACGCCACCCCCCTCCACCTTGATGAGACGAAGATCTGGACGCGGCGAGACTCCTATCCTGTTGATGGACGGTCGTACGCGGTGCTGTCCGACGAGCACGAGGTAGTGTTCGCCGCGCTGTCACTGGTCCGGAACCTCGGGGCAGGTAAGGCCAAGCTTATCAAGGTACTCGACCTGATCCAAATCGTCGCCGCGACCGATGCGACGATCGACTGGGACACGCTCCTCGAGGACGGCCGCCGAGACGGTACGTTCAACATTTTGGTAAACGTCCTAGCGCTCTACCTTGAGGTTACTGACGCCCAAGACCTCGCGCCGCGCCTGGCCAACGCGCTCGCGTGGCACACCGATCGCTGA
- a CDS encoding protein of unknown function (Evidence 5 : No homology to any previously reported sequences), producing the protein MGKHRGAELAAVPISLLFIRITGCPTGTTGTVWV; encoded by the coding sequence ATGGGAAAGCACCGAGGCGCCGAACTGGCGGCTGTCCCGATCTCACTGCTCTTTATCCGGATTACCGGATGCCCGACCGGTACTACAGGAACGGTGTGGGTTTGA
- a CDS encoding exported protein of unknown function (Evidence 5 : No homology to any previously reported sequences), whose translation MSRLPLKSIAFALAVAVLLLLGATTGGAFAHEVQHAAHHTAGMHATPICAWMCATAGAVITPAIQPAQFTLVQDTVPPFLSPLRLSKYLSRLQARAPPVLS comes from the coding sequence ATGAGCCGTTTGCCTCTCAAATCGATTGCGTTCGCGCTGGCGGTGGCCGTGCTCCTCCTACTGGGCGCGACCACGGGCGGCGCGTTTGCGCACGAGGTCCAGCACGCGGCCCACCACACGGCCGGTATGCATGCCACGCCCATCTGCGCGTGGATGTGCGCCACGGCCGGCGCGGTCATTACGCCAGCGATCCAACCGGCTCAGTTCACGCTTGTTCAAGACACCGTACCGCCCTTCCTCAGCCCCCTGCGCTTATCTAAGTACTTGTCGCGCCTTCAAGCGCGGGCTCCTCCCGTTCTCTCCTGA
- a CDS encoding Radical SAM domain protein has product MKCVFGPVPSRRLGQSLGIDPIPFKTCNWNCVYCQLGRSTPMINERRDYVPPDDIIAQVKEALAVHRPGEIDWVTFVGSGEPTLHASLGKMIRQVKVLTDIPVAVITNGSLLYRPEVREELAAADAVLPTLDAGTESLYRKINRPWPDLSFERLVDGLIAFRREFSGKMWIEIMLIKGVNDTETALKDLAAVLRRIGPDEVHINLPIRPPAEPWVTSADEEGLVLASALLGGIARVLVPAEGAFDLSGYGNVVDAVVGVITRHPMREDDLIKTLDRWTPGQVEQALAELAASGRAQVVVRYGRRFWSYVGAHYA; this is encoded by the coding sequence ATGAAGTGCGTGTTTGGCCCGGTCCCATCGAGACGCTTAGGGCAGTCCCTCGGCATTGATCCGATTCCGTTTAAGACGTGTAATTGGAATTGCGTCTACTGCCAACTCGGGCGAAGCACACCCATGATCAACGAACGGCGCGACTACGTTCCGCCGGACGACATTATCGCGCAGGTGAAAGAAGCCCTCGCCGTTCATCGACCGGGAGAGATCGACTGGGTCACGTTTGTCGGATCTGGAGAGCCGACTCTTCACGCCAGCCTGGGCAAGATGATCAGGCAGGTCAAGGTCCTGACGGACATCCCGGTTGCGGTGATCACGAACGGTTCGTTGCTGTATCGTCCCGAAGTCAGAGAAGAGTTGGCAGCAGCCGATGCGGTGCTTCCCACCCTTGATGCGGGAACCGAATCGCTCTATCGCAAGATTAATCGTCCCTGGCCGGATCTGAGCTTCGAGCGTCTGGTCGATGGGTTGATCGCCTTCCGACGTGAGTTCTCCGGTAAGATGTGGATTGAGATCATGTTGATCAAGGGGGTCAATGACACAGAGACCGCCTTGAAAGACCTTGCGGCAGTGCTCCGTCGTATCGGACCGGATGAGGTTCACATCAACCTGCCGATTCGACCCCCGGCCGAACCGTGGGTTACGTCGGCTGATGAGGAAGGATTGGTCCTAGCCTCTGCTCTGCTGGGCGGGATCGCCCGTGTCCTGGTTCCGGCGGAGGGAGCGTTTGATCTGTCCGGCTATGGCAACGTGGTTGATGCCGTTGTCGGCGTGATCACTCGGCATCCGATGCGTGAAGACGACCTCATCAAGACGTTGGACCGCTGGACACCGGGACAGGTCGAACAGGCGCTCGCTGAGCTGGCTGCAAGCGGTCGAGCCCAAGTCGTGGTCCGCTATGGCAGGCGGTTCTGGAGCTATGTCGGCGCCCACTATGCGTGA
- a CDS encoding putative Zinc transporter zupT (Evidence 3 : Function proposed based on presence of conserved amino acid motif, structural feature or limited homology), protein MSKAHAAIVLLSLLSCVTTGLAVALALRLRENATAIAGGIGFSAGIMIQISVLELLPESVGAMGTAATVGSTGAGVLLVWLVHFIIPHTHLVEEKGIADKALIRSAYRVVFGLILHDVPEGFALANAYVASPTLGVLVALAIALHNLPEEFAMSVPAVMLKSKGFLFGAALLSALAEPAGAIIGIAAVGIAPALNAHFLALAAGAMIFISFHELLPMARRYRHIGAFVWGVALSVLFHILLAGMTARLLLP, encoded by the coding sequence GTGAGCAAGGCACACGCGGCCATCGTCCTGCTATCGCTGTTGTCGTGCGTGACAACCGGCCTGGCTGTAGCGTTGGCGCTCAGGTTGCGCGAAAACGCCACGGCAATCGCCGGCGGCATCGGATTCTCCGCAGGCATCATGATCCAGATCTCGGTGCTGGAGCTCCTACCGGAATCCGTTGGCGCGATGGGGACCGCCGCGACTGTCGGCAGTACAGGTGCGGGCGTGCTACTGGTTTGGCTCGTCCACTTCATCATCCCGCACACGCACCTCGTTGAGGAGAAGGGGATAGCGGACAAGGCGCTCATCCGGTCCGCATACCGCGTGGTTTTCGGGCTGATCCTGCACGATGTGCCGGAAGGTTTCGCCTTGGCCAATGCCTATGTGGCGTCGCCGACCCTCGGCGTACTCGTGGCGCTGGCCATCGCGCTGCACAATCTGCCGGAGGAGTTCGCCATGTCGGTGCCGGCGGTGATGCTCAAGAGCAAGGGCTTTCTCTTCGGCGCAGCGCTGCTTTCCGCACTGGCAGAACCTGCAGGCGCGATCATCGGAATCGCGGCGGTGGGGATCGCGCCTGCGCTCAATGCCCATTTCCTCGCGTTGGCCGCCGGAGCGATGATCTTCATCTCGTTCCATGAGCTATTGCCGATGGCGCGGCGTTACCGCCATATCGGCGCATTTGTGTGGGGCGTTGCGCTCAGCGTGTTGTTCCACATACTACTTGCTGGCATGACCGCAAGACTGCTGCTGCCATGA
- a CDS encoding Methyltransferase type 11, protein MACVGNDLTRRPPHPFDDPAVSETYESWYTGTGVHAEELERRLLERLLARYTCVRRVLDIGCGTGHWTRWLDNAGPAVYGVDLSRAMLREAQRMGTRRCLQADAQALPFPDKTFDLAMMVTTLEFVANPLRALEEAIRVTRKGVILGVLNRLSLLAARRRFFGESLWTTARCFSVRELERLARRAGGRRVRATAWRTTLWPIEAVPDLPLPWGGFIGMAVSLDGSQEEEGIA, encoded by the coding sequence GTGGCCTGTGTGGGCAATGATCTTACTCGAAGGCCTCCCCACCCGTTTGACGACCCGGCGGTATCCGAGACCTATGAGTCCTGGTATACGGGTACCGGAGTTCACGCGGAGGAGCTTGAACGACGCTTGCTCGAGCGGCTGCTCGCCCGATATACATGTGTCCGCAGGGTCTTGGACATCGGCTGCGGCACCGGGCACTGGACCCGCTGGCTGGACAATGCAGGGCCGGCTGTGTACGGAGTGGATCTTTCACGGGCCATGCTGCGCGAAGCTCAGCGCATGGGTACGCGTCGGTGTCTGCAAGCGGACGCGCAGGCCCTGCCGTTTCCGGACAAGACCTTCGATCTGGCGATGATGGTCACGACGTTGGAATTCGTTGCGAACCCACTGCGAGCGCTGGAGGAAGCGATCAGGGTCACCCGGAAGGGGGTCATCCTCGGCGTCCTCAATCGTCTGAGCCTGCTCGCGGCACGGCGTCGGTTTTTCGGAGAAAGCCTGTGGACAACAGCACGGTGTTTTAGCGTCCGGGAACTTGAGCGCCTGGCTCGCCGGGCAGGCGGACGACGAGTTCGAGCCACGGCTTGGCGCACAACTCTCTGGCCCATCGAGGCGGTGCCGGACCTTCCGCTTCCGTGGGGCGGCTTCATCGGGATGGCCGTGTCGCTTGATGGGTCGCAGGAAGAAGAGGGCATCGCATGA
- a CDS encoding conserved protein of unknown function (Evidence 4 : Homologs of previously reported genes of unknown function), with translation MTRIAAQVSLYPLRQPHLSPAIDQMLRMFEQHGLTVKPGAMSTLITGSEMEVFDGLKEAFLWTMSQGETVMVVTLSNACSGLDTPEDTGPRDR, from the coding sequence ATGACAAGGATTGCGGCACAGGTCAGCCTGTATCCGCTTAGACAACCCCATCTGTCTCCGGCCATCGACCAGATGCTCCGAATGTTTGAGCAGCACGGTTTGACGGTTAAGCCCGGCGCCATGAGTACGCTGATTACCGGCAGTGAGATGGAGGTCTTTGACGGACTCAAAGAGGCGTTCCTATGGACCATGAGTCAGGGGGAGACGGTGATGGTCGTCACCCTGTCGAACGCCTGCTCAGGACTGGACACCCCTGAAGACACCGGTCCACGCGACCGATGA
- a CDS encoding protein of unknown function (Evidence 5 : No homology to any previously reported sequences): protein MGVSSITSGSGERESVEAQHPESADAAIERSQSKAQQM, encoded by the coding sequence ATGGGAGTGAGTAGCATCACATCCGGCAGCGGTGAACGGGAGTCAGTAGAAGCGCAGCACCCTGAGTCAGCAGATGCAGCTATCGAGCGAAGTCAATCCAAGGCGCAACAAATGTAA
- a CDS encoding protein of unknown function (Evidence 5 : No homology to any previously reported sequences), which translates to MGSTQVKLHGFQLTDLLRCEADLLPMCEEMRERMAGVFVRFTLFVALVHVATHHSHSPTASACPHSVEVRTEQYG; encoded by the coding sequence TTGGGCTCGACTCAGGTTAAGCTGCATGGTTTTCAGCTCACCGATCTGCTCCGATGTGAGGCCGATCTCCTGCCCATGTGTGAGGAGATGCGTGAGCGTATGGCCGGCGTCTTCGTCCGTTTTACTCTGTTCGTGGCCCTCGTGCATGTGGCCACCCATCATTCCCATTCCCCCACAGCCTCCGCCTGCCCACACAGTGTGGAGGTTCGTACTGAACAGTATGGCTGA
- a CDS encoding protein of unknown function (Evidence 5 : No homology to any previously reported sequences), translated as MSIREQSVSRPPAALPAELPSETRATLIPHLISYTTGAPFGAAARSVYGGGSGPHV; from the coding sequence ATGAGCATACGCGAACAATCCGTGAGCCGCCCACCGGCCGCGTTGCCCGCCGAGCTGCCGAGCGAGACGCGCGCAACGCTGATTCCGCACCTCATCAGTTATACAACCGGCGCACCGTTCGGCGCGGCTGCTCGCTCAGTATACGGCGGGGGCTCAGGACCTCACGTGTAA
- a CDS encoding Zinc/iron permease, whose amino-acid sequence MTLLWILAFAVLGSVGAVAGAATVLLVPEKMRATLIPYLVSYATGALLGAALLGLLPHAIEHQPAEAMLATVLAGLCLFFVLERIVIWRHCHVVGHCDVHKTSGYMILVGDALHNFVDGVMLAATFLSSVPLGIAAGLAVIAHELPQEVGDFAILLDSGLKRKQAFLLNLLSSVPTLPGALLGYFALSQTVGSVPYVLAIAAASFLYIGLADLVPGLQGRIGPETGWRQFLLMLTGVGTILLVQRLHG is encoded by the coding sequence ATGACATTGCTGTGGATACTGGCTTTTGCCGTATTGGGGAGCGTTGGAGCAGTCGCGGGCGCGGCGACGGTGCTTCTGGTTCCTGAGAAGATGCGCGCAACGCTGATTCCATATCTCGTCAGTTATGCGACCGGCGCATTGCTCGGCGCGGCGCTGCTCGGCTTACTGCCCCATGCCATCGAACACCAACCTGCGGAGGCGATGCTCGCGACCGTACTCGCCGGTTTGTGCCTGTTCTTCGTGCTGGAGCGGATCGTCATCTGGCGACATTGCCACGTCGTCGGACATTGTGACGTACACAAGACGTCGGGTTACATGATTCTGGTTGGAGACGCGCTGCACAATTTCGTGGACGGCGTCATGTTGGCCGCGACGTTTCTCTCCTCGGTCCCGCTCGGGATTGCCGCCGGCCTGGCTGTCATCGCACATGAACTGCCGCAGGAGGTAGGCGACTTCGCCATCCTGCTGGACAGCGGACTGAAGCGGAAACAAGCCTTTCTGTTGAACCTCCTCTCCTCCGTGCCGACGTTACCCGGCGCGCTGCTGGGCTACTTTGCGCTGTCGCAGACGGTGGGAAGCGTTCCGTATGTCCTGGCGATCGCAGCCGCCAGCTTTTTGTACATCGGTCTCGCCGATCTGGTGCCCGGACTCCAGGGACGCATCGGGCCTGAGACTGGGTGGAGACAATTTCTACTCATGCTGACCGGCGTCGGGACCATTCTCCTGGTCCAGCGCCTGCACGGCTGA